A genomic window from Pecten maximus chromosome 4, xPecMax1.1, whole genome shotgun sequence includes:
- the LOC117325069 gene encoding coiled-coil domain-containing protein 130 homolog, with translation MAERKSVNKYYPPDWDPSKGSVNKHFGQHPLRDRARKLKQGILVIRFELPYNIWCGGCNKPVAMGVRYNAEKSKVGNYYTTPIYKFRMKCHLCDNHFEIQTDPKNHDYVILNGARRKEQRWDPKDNEQIVPEDKATQKKLATDAMYKLEHGSDDKDAGKSRVMNLGQIEGQRDQWKDDYMINKLAREKFRMEKKHIKEVQAVDDRLLEKSSLDIPLVKEDEEDVRLAGLLKYTATESFDEKQLQKRKEIEQKPIFQGMSMTKESKPSTSKDKKLEVIKQKFAGKIGVNKTNIFDSPSVLSKTEKQNLKLSLGVRKRLSTNKQEGVNSEGKSAASHETHQDAKLMDMSSKDTCGVDQSGQNNCDNDKVKDLTHTDCMMTVDQSSEDDGFNNGSTSCPGLVTANTVGLGLVCSYSDSDNTNDSSDT, from the exons ATG GCCGAGAGAAAATCAGTGAACAAATATTACCCACCAGATTGGGATCCAAGTAAAGGGTCTGTCAACAAGCACTTTGGCCAGCACCCACTGAGAGACAGGGCTCGCAAACTCAAACAGGGGATTCTTGTTATCAG ATTTGAGCTGCCCTACAACATCTGGTGTGGAGGTTGCAATAAGCCTGTTGCAATGGGAGTGAGATACAATGCTGAGAAGTCCAAAGTAGGGAACTACTACACAACACCCATCTACAAGTTTCGCATGAAGTGTCACTTGTGTGATAACCACTTTGAGATACAGACAGACCCGAAG AACCATGACTATGTGATCTTGAATGGAGCTCGTCGAAAGGAACAAAGATGGGATCCTAAAGACAATGAACAAATTGTACCTGAAG ATAAGGCCACACAGAAGAAACTGGCGACAGATGCCATGTATAAACTGGAGCACGGGTCGGATGACAAGGATGCCGGTAAATCCCGGGTGATGAACCTAGGCCAGATAGAGGGCCAAAGGGACCAGTGGAAGGATGACTATATGATCAATAAACTGGCAAGGGAAAAATTCAGG ATGGAGAAAAAACATATCAAGGAAGTCCAGGCTGTAGATGACAGACTACTAGAAAAATCATCTCTAGATATTCCACTGGTCAAGGAGGACGAAGAAGATGTACGATTGGCTGGTCTGCTCAAGTACACTGCCACAGAAT CATTTGATGAAAAGCAGCTACAGAAAAGGAAAGAGATAGAACAGAAACCAATATTCCAAGGCATGTCTATGACAAAGGAATCAAAACCATCAACTAGTAAAGACAAAAAACTGGAAGTAATTAAACAAAAGTTTGCTGGCAAAATAGGTGTAAATAAAACCAATATCTTTGATTCTCCTTCAGTCTTGTCCAAAACAGAAAAGCAGAATTTGAAACTGTCATTAGGAGTCCGCAAAAGATTGTCAACAAATAAACAGGAAGGAGTTAATTCTGAAGGAAAGTCGGCAGCCTCACATGAAACACATCAGGATGCTAAACTAATGGACATGAGCAGTAAAGACACTTGTGGTGTTGACCAGAGTGGACAAAATAACTGTGATAATGACAAGGTTAAAGACTTAACTCATACTGACTGTATGATGACTGTGGACCAGTCTAGTGAGGATGATGGGTTTAACAATGGGAGTACCAGCTGTCCCGGTCTGGTTACAGCCAATACTGTAGGACTGGGACTTGTGTGTAGTTACAGTGATTCAGATAACACTAATGATTCCAGTGACACATAG